Genomic segment of Candidatus Omnitrophota bacterium:
TCACCATGCACGAGAAGAAGGGGCGCGTCACTGGCCTTCAGGTCTCGATCATCGGCGATATCGCGCACTCGCGGGTGGCGCGCTCCAACATCTGGGGGCTGACGAAGCTGGGGGCCCGCGTCACACTCTGCGGCCCGCCGACGCTCATTCCGCCGCACGTGGAGCAGCTGGGGCAGGGCGGGGTGCGCGTGACCCACCAATTAGAGGAAGCGATCCGCGGCGCTGATGTGCTGATGCTGCTGCGGATCCAGCATGAGCGGCAGGAAGCCCAGCTCGTCCCCAGCTTGCGGGAGTTTCGGCTGCACTACGGCATTACCCGCGAGCGGCTCGCGTCCGCCAAGCCTGATGTGCTGATCATGCATCCCGGGCCGGTCAACCGCGGGGTGGAGCTGGACTCGGATGTGGCCGATGGCCCGTACTCCGTGATTCTCGATCAGGTGACGAACGGCCTAGCGGTTCGCATGGCGGTGTTGTATCTCGTCTCCGGCGCCTCCCGAGGGGACCATGAAGCTGCTGATTAAGGGCGGTCATGTGGTGGACCCTGCGAATCGGCGGGACGGGCGGACGGATATCCTCATTGACCGAGGGAAAATTGTCGATGTGCATGCCTCGATCCTCGCCGATGGCGCGAAAACGATTGATGCCAGCGGAAAGTTGGTGACTCCAGGATTCGTCGATCTGCACACGCATTTGCGCGAGCCGGGACGGGAGGACAAAGAGACGATCGAAACCGGCGCGCGGGCAGCGCTGCGCGGAGGATTCACGACAGTGTGCGCCATGCCGAACACCACGCCGGCCATTGATCAGCGCGGCACCGTGGATTTGGTGCATCGGGAGGCCGAGCGGCTGGGACTGGTGACCGTGAAAGTGGTGGGGGCGATTACGCGAGGGCGCGCCGGG
This window contains:
- a CDS encoding aspartate carbamoyltransferase catalytic subunit, which codes for MATEHAEQTAQWTKKDLLGLRHLTPEEITLVLHTAASFRDISLRPIKKVPALRGKTIVNLFFEPSTRTRTSFELAAKRLSADIVNIAAAGSSLSKGETVLDTVRNLEAMKVDVLVVRHAAAGVPHLIAQHAASSVINAGDGAHEHPTQALLDLFTMHEKKGRVTGLQVSIIGDIAHSRVARSNIWGLTKLGARVTLCGPPTLIPPHVEQLGQGGVRVTHQLEEAIRGADVLMLLRIQHERQEAQLVPSLREFRLHYGITRERLASAKPDVLIMHPGPVNRGVELDSDVADGPYSVILDQVTNGLAVRMAVLYLVSGASRGDHEAAD